The genomic segment CCGTACACGAATTGCATAAGGCATACCCAGATGGAAACATTGATGTGGAAAAAGAACAGCAGTTGGTTGAATCGCATGGGAATCTAGTATTGCAGTTCCCGGTTTACTGGTTTAATTGTCCGCCGCTCCTGAAAAAATGGCTTGACGACGTTTTCGCATATGGGTGGGCATACGGTTCAAAGGGAGGCGATAAATTAAAGAATCGAAAAGCTGCATTAGCGGTTTCTGCCGGAATTAGGGAAGAGGATTATCAGGAAAAGGGGAGATACCGGTATACACTTGAGCAAATATTGACCCCTTTTGAAACAACCTTCCGCTACTGCCACGCG from the Brevibacillus brevis genome contains:
- a CDS encoding NAD(P)H-dependent oxidoreductase, with protein sequence MKTLVIVTHPSIETSVINKRWVEELKKYPEKYTVHELHKAYPDGNIDVEKEQQLVESHGNLVLQFPVYWFNCPPLLKKWLDDVFAYGWAYGSKGGDKLKNRKAALAVSAGIREEDYQEKGRYRYTLEQILTPFETTFRYCHADYRSFFAYYGTETESGENVPGQELEPTGSLLDKSAQDYLKFVDSL